The Populus trichocarpa isolate Nisqually-1 chromosome 18, P.trichocarpa_v4.1, whole genome shotgun sequence genomic interval CTATGAAAAGATGTTGATATTTTGATTGGCTAAAACAAAGTGATGGTCAAAATTAATAGCTTAATTGAGCCGATATGGCTGCTATGGCAGGTCCAATCTCTAGATTGAATATAAATTGCAGAGATATATGGAAACAATTACAAATTTCGATGTGAAATTGAAACAGTACCGAAGAGAGACATTACGcgaaatatagaaaatattgcACTTCTcctaaggccatgtttgtttcctggaattcactttccggaaattcactttccaaactttcctgtgtttgtttgccattaagaaagttggtcaacggaaaacactttccggtcaacggaaacacttttcggtcaacgaaaaacacttttcgaatttggtttggttttcaggaaagtgttttcctttttggctgtgtttgttttccggaaagtgatttccaggaaaccactttccaaactttcctgtgtttgtttgccattagaaaagttggtcaacggaaaacactttccagtcaaaggaaaatttggcttggttttcaggaaagtgttttcttggaaaattttggcggaaaacactttccagaagttgtgaaaaatttagaaatgtcattatttgctgattatatcaaatttgatcttcaaacttttgattgctatatataatttgttttgaatatttatttttcaattccatcttttaaaatttaatttttatattaattttggtccttatttttataattgctatttgctttttccttatcgttttttattgaaattttttatctatcaaatttggtcctcaatcttttgattgttacttattttatttgaaataatttatgaaatgttaattattattattttaatttcttcaccttttatttttttttaattttttagatttgatctctattattttgattattatttattttatttgagataatttatgaaattatattttttttcaatttcattctcattcaactttttaatttgtaagatttgttcctcattattttaataaacttgaaaaaaataaaacattaataagttattttccagctcattttccatgacataaccaaacactgaaaagtgttttccaacttactttccattacactaccaaacatcggaaaatactttcccggaattcactttccaaaagaaaactactttccagtaaacaaacggggcctaaatcAAATGCCGGGAAAGAAATAGTAGCGGCAAAATGATGCAAATCTCATCCCCCTGATGCATggccatttcaattttttatcatctttcgTATCAACAAGTCGCAGCTGACATTTTCCTTCACAATGGCACTGACAGAAGATTGCCTATAATAATCACATCCATaacttttcatcattttctttcttgtcaACATATGTTTGACtcaggagaaagaaagaaaacaccgGGCAATTTGCATTTCAATGAAACCCTAACCATTATGCTGCAAATTCAATCTGTGAATCATTTGTTACATGGGTCTCTAATAGTCAAGTAGATTTCTGTCCTTGCAACGATAGCAATATAATGAAAGTTGAATATTACTTTCAAGATATATAGTATATGGGTAATCCTCAATGAGAATATGTTAAATGTTTGCCCGAAGAATAGATGTCCTTTCATTAGACAAAAAGATCGAGTCGTCTTAAAAGGTAGCTTCTCTTTCATGGTACAGTAACCATGACGCAAATAAATTTGCACATTCAGCTTTCCACACCCTCGAAAGGAGGCAAGCCCCAATAACTTGGGTTGAAGTCCAACAGGGAACTTAAAACTTGATCTGCAGTTTCATGATGAGAGCTATCCAGCCTCGGATCTGGAACCATTACCGCAGACCTGCATGGTATGTgcaacaaaatatattatctgCCATGCAATAATTTCAAATGTCAAAAATTCCTAAATTGCATCATGTCTAATGCCTTTCCCAACTATCAGGGACCTATGATGCTAAGATAATGTCATTCAACGAAATGCATTTTCCAAAAGATAAAAAGGCAAATCTTCCTGCAGGACACGTTATAACCAGCAAAAGACACATGATGGGAGCTATTCTTTCTTTGCTTCCTCCCCTTTTCCAACCATATTGATCAGTTCATTATGAGATACAAGCCTGTGAATTATAACTTGAAAGCCTTGACAACGGAGTTAATAGCATAGTCATTGGGCCACCAGGTCAATCCATAAGTCACCGGGTTAACCCGTAGGTCAATCGTGTggttatttttaactaaattgatGTCGtttgagaaagagaaaaaaaaaatcaatcattggAGTTGACTTGGTCAGGTCTCACCCGAGTCATGGGTTAACCTGCTAGGTCATTTGGGTTTGACTGGGTCAAAGTCCAAACAGTTTGAAAGGAAACCCAACTCGGAACAAGCTCTGGGTTGACCTGCCAGTACAGGtcggatttaataactttagttAATAGAGAGGACCTCATGACTCACCAAGTGGCCATCATGTGTTCGTGAATAGGAAGAATATACATGAATAGGGGTGTCCCTGAATGGAAATGTGGGgcaaaaaaccctaaatgatAAGGACATTGGAAAGCATGAGCCACTCCTCTTGTTTCTCAGATGTACTAGGATCACCTAGCTGGCCTAAATTTCGAGTCGATAAAGTACACACTCCATTCCTTAAATTGTAATGTATAGAGTTGATATAATGAGACAATTATCATATAGGAGTAGAAAATGTGTCTTGAGAAACAAAGCAGATTGCTGGGGTAATCACACTGATGGATGTTTGATATAATATACCTAAAAATAAGGGTAACTCAATCtcctatataaaattatcaaattgcaTCCACTAGAAACTTGTTGAAAGGAAACCCTGAAACTATTAAATCTCCAAAATTCTCTCTAGATTTGAAGTCATATCTAAAAACCCCATGGCAATTTCAAGACCCGCATGCTTCTTGATATGGCATTTTCCTGCTTGGACTTTGAGTGAAATGTAACCTCAACCCCCAAACCCCAAAAGAGAGCCACCAAATGGAGTTTTGCAGCTCTAATCAGTATGAGCAGGCAAGATGGAAATCCACAGAAAATATACATCAAGAATTCTAAAAAAGAGCAAGCATGTTTCAAGAATTCTGATTGAGGAAAGGACCCAGGTGAATATTTGGAACAAAGAGGATAACTGGACAAGACAAGCTTTGGTTCCTAACATGGAAGTGGGCAAGTATGTTCGAATTCCCCACATATGGACAGCAGTCTTGGCTGCAAGTCAAGCAAGTAATATGAACGGCAACAAAAACTAGAAATATCCAACAAATGTTGAAAGAGATATACAAGCAATGCACTTACATCCCAGCAGTCTTGGCTGCAAGAACACCTGCAGGTGCATCTTCAAAAACAAGAATCTTCATTGGATCTACTGGGCCACCCtatcaatttacaaataataatatgctGTAGTGCACTGTTGATGTCGAAGTAAAAAAAAGCTAACTCAACAGTGAAAGATGAAATGAATCAACCAAAAACTCCTATCCCATCATATTTTACAGTTCATCAGTAACTATAAATGAAAAACCATCTACAAGAATACCTCGAATCTCCTGGCTGCAGCTAGAAATACATCTGGTGATGGTTTGCCTTGTTTAACTTCTGGGTCGTCTCCAAGAACAATATGATGCATCAATGAGAAAAGTTCACTGTGTCTTTGTGTTTTCAAACCAAAATGGCGCTTGTGAGAGCTGAAAAATACATCCTGTTAATTACTTCTCAAATTTAAGGCATATCAttcacaaaaaaactaaaaaaaaaatctgtgggaaatgaataaataaaccATACCCAGTTGCCACGGCAATCGGTATTCCTTTTGCATGGAGATGTCTGATCAAACGGCTTGCCCCTACAGTAAAAAAAGATTCATGGGAAAATTCTTCTCGCAATTGATCTTACATTACAAGAAAGCAAGAGATTATGCACTAAAACTTCTAAAGTCCCATTTTACATTAATTTATAAGAGTATCTCAAGTCCAAACGTGGTCAAACAACATTGAAAACCTCACaggatgattaaaaaaaaattttgaggaAGAAAACACTTCTTTGGCCTTTTATGAGTTGTTTTACATGTTCCCTTATAGTTTCCACATGACAAGAGAGTAGCCAACAAACTTCTCCTCTTTTCTCACTTTCTCAAATGGAGTGTTCCAAGGGAAAAAAAGCCTTCCTCAAAGAGATTCCTATGAAAAATAAGAAGTGTAACACCTTGCATTCAAGTATAGTCCTTTCTCACTCTCTTTCACCGAGACAGAGAAAACGTTGGGATGAGCTTTAAAAAGCTCCTCAAATATTTATGTCATCCCATTTTGAGGCAGACAGTTCAGTTAAACCATCT includes:
- the LOC7488971 gene encoding (DL)-glycerol-3-phosphatase 2; translated protein: MANPSAPVSGEKGPITHVIFDMDGLLLDTEKFYTEVQEIILARYNKAFDWSLKAKMMGKKAIESARIFVEETGISDSLSAEDFLVEREAMLQSLFPTSDLMPGASRLIRHLHAKGIPIAVATGSHKRHFGLKTQRHSELFSLMHHIVLGDDPEVKQGKPSPDVFLAAARRFEGGPVDPMKILVFEDAPAGVLAAKTAGMSAVMVPDPRLDSSHHETADQVLSSLLDFNPSYWGLPPFEGVES